In one window of Elaeis guineensis isolate ETL-2024a unplaced genomic scaffold, EG11 Super_Scaffold_1000033, whole genome shotgun sequence DNA:
- the LOC140854530 gene encoding 18.1 kDa class I heat shock protein-like → MSLVPHGFGFGSSIFDPWDPFDSFPFKKALSLSFPSETSAFASARFDWRETPEAHVFKADLPGLKKEEVKVEVEEGNVLQISGERRRGQEEKTEKWYRVERSSGRFLRRFRLPENAKMDQVKVAMENGVLTITVPKKGGKKPEVKSVKISGIPI, encoded by the coding sequence ATGTCGCTCGTTCCCCATGGCTTCGGATTCGGTTCGAGCATCTTCGATCCCTGGGATCCCTTCGACAGCTTTCCCTTCAAGAAAGCCCTCTCCCTATCTTTTCCAAGCGAGACCTCCGCCTTCGCCAGCGCCCGTTTCGACTGGAGGGAGACGCCGGAGGCCCACGTCTTCAAGGCTGACCTCCCCGGGCTCAAGAAGGAGGAGGTCAAAGTTGAGGTGGAAGAGGGCAACGTCCTCCAGATCAGCGGCGAGCGGCGCCGGGGACAGGAGGAGAAGACCGAAAAGTGGTACCGCGTGGAGAGGAGCAGCGGCAGATTCCTGAGGCGGTTCCGGCTGCCGGAGAACGCGAAGATGGATCAAGTGAAGGTGGCGATGGAGAACGGCGTGCTCACTATCACCGTGCCCAAGAAGGGGGGCAAGAAGCCGGAGGTCAAATCCGTCAAGATCTCTGGTATTCCGATATAG